One Platichthys flesus chromosome 14, fPlaFle2.1, whole genome shotgun sequence genomic region harbors:
- the LOC133968141 gene encoding uncharacterized protein LOC133968141: MTTADKLLEQMFSWIDQRSRCADQLVKLAQELESLRQKCKGGECVGSSVAVVGAACVIGAGVTFLTGGAAAPFLGLLGGTYLGAGAVISVATKLLEHFLSSSTMKDAKEIEEKSNKLAKDIQRLFEKLKSEKKEANRFADPDDLDRHILTDIMRAVARRSGVKVNINFRMIADEPNWSTGGGLHNTRFSPGLNLPILVSVTGVLAFFTLKSIGTKSKFLFDKGSQQLITKISVTGMKTVLKGGGMLVGGAIGMAFALNEAIDSWTDLIKNNNVTEASQSLRDTAEAIRKISKALRDQFKDMKQMLEKMEEEQCEQAKVKRIIENPNRSSEDERELLRYAIEACQIKEVQQWLRENQGMETFIKLVELFRLMKNQIIKKSNEDESNYEDIEVDIIFLAHGMITQPPIPASCLRSWSNIQDVLLYSPWNCLLNADAAYGIATGLMQPWHRSFICASGSGCKNCYEGHRPMKPPLGWNSMKEAGLIPNIMVSTITDPKDGAWTTFVDLTAEYGTPRRGRILVPFILGGQKVTIPFYIVTWVMSLVLFIFGIKATVHLAACLGDRSTWLKFPREFLEHQYSYTVDNTVMTVQSMWPITRPDLHRKLRAMFD; the protein is encoded by the exons ATGACCACCGCTGACAAGCTGCtggagcagatgttctcctggatCGACCAGAGGAGTCGCTGTGCGGACCAACTGGTCAAACTGGCCCAGGAGCTTGAGTCCCTCAGGCAGAAATGCAAAGGCGGTGAATGTGTGGGCAGCTCGGTGGCTGTGGTGGGGGCTGCGTGTGTGATCGGCGCCGGCGTCACCTTCCTCACCGGGGGAGCAGCTGCTCCATTTTTAGGTTTGTTGGGAGGAACATATTTAGGAGCAGGTGCCGTCATCTCTGTGGCCACGAAACTCCTCGAGCACTTCCTGTCCAGCAGCACCATGAAAGACGCAAAGGAAATCgaagagaaaagcaacaaattAGCAAAAGACATTCAGCGACTGTTCGAGAAACTAAAGTCGGAGAAGAAGGAGGCGAACAGATTCGCCGACCCGGACGATTTGGACAGACACATCCTGACGGACATCATGAGAGCTGTGGCAAGACGAAGTGGAGTGAAGGTGAACATCAACTTCAGAATGATCGCAGACGAGCCGAATTGGTCTACTGGTGGAGGACTACATAACACAAGGTTCAGTCCCGGCCTCAACCTCCCGATTCTGGTGAGCGTGACTGGAGTTTTAGCGTTTTTCACGCTCAAGTCAATCGGGACGAAATCTAAGTTTCTATTTGATAAAGGAAGTCAGCAGCTGATCACGAAAATATCTGTGACTGGAATGAAAACAGTGCTCAAAGGAGGCGGCATG CTGGTGGGAGGAGCTATTGGAATGGCGTTTGCGCTTAATGAGGCGATCGACAGCTGGACAGATCTGATCAAGAACAACAATGTGACTGAAGCCAGCCAATCCCTGCGAGACACAGCCGAAGCAATCCGAAAGATCTCGAAGGCCCTGAGGGATCAGTTTAAAGATATGAA GCAGATGCTCGAGAAGATGGAAGAAGAACAGTGCGAGCAGGCAAAGGTTAAACGCATTATTGAAAACCCAAACAGAAGCTCTGAAGACGAGAGAGAATTATTAAGGTATGCCATTGAAGCATGCCAGATCAAAGAGGTGCAACAATGGCTGAGGGAGAATCAAGGGATGGAGACTTTCATCAAACTTGTGGAGTTGTTTCGATTAATGAAAAATCAAATCATCAAGAAGTCAAACGAGGACGAGTCTAATTACGAAGATATTGAAGTGGACATTATCTTTCTGGCTCACGGAATGATCACACAACCCCCGATTCCAGCTTCCTGTCTCCGGTCCTGGTCCAACATCCAAGATGTGCTCCTCTATTCCCCGTGGAACTGTCTCCTCAATGCTGATGCAGCCTACGGCATCGCTACAGGTCTCATGCAGCCTTGGCACAGAAGCTTTATCTGTGCTTCAGGAAGTGGCTGTAAAAATTGTTATGAAGGACACCGGCCCATGAAACCGCCACTTGGCTGGAACTCAATGAAGGAAGCAGGACTGATTCCCAACATCATGGTCAGTACTATCACGGATCCAAAAGATGGTGCATGGACGACTTTTGTCGATCTAACAGCAGAATATGGTACACCGCGGAGAGGCCGCATCCTCGTCCCGTTCATCCTTGGTGGTCAGAAGGTAACCATCCCGTTCTACATCGTCACCTGGGTCATGTCTCTGGTGCTGTTTATCTTCGGGATCAAAGCCACCGTCCATCTCGCCGCCTGTCTGGGTGATCGATCTACCTGGTTGAAGTTTCCCAGAGAGTTCCTGGAGCATCAGTACTCCTACACTGTCGACAACACCGTGATGACAGTGCAGTCCATGTGGCCCATCACCCGACCCGACCTGCACAGGAAGCTACGGGCCATGTTCGATTAG
- the LOC133968142 gene encoding uncharacterized protein LOC133968142 — protein sequence MTTADRLLEQMFSWIDQRSRCADQLVKLAQELESLRQKCKGGECVGSSVAVVGAACVIGAGVTFLTGGAAAPFLGLLGGTYLGAGAVISVATKLLEHFLSSSTMKDAKEIEEKSNKLAKDIQRLFEKLKSDKKEANSFADPDDLDRHILTDIMRAVARRSGVKVNINFRMIADEPNWSTGGGLHNTRFGPGLNLPILVSVTGVLAFFTLKSIGTKSKFLFDKGSQQLITKISVTGMKTVLKGGGMLVGGAIGMAFALNEAIDSWTDLIKNNNVTEASQSLRDTAEAIRKISKALRDQFKDMKQMLEKMEEEQCEQAKVKRIIENPNRSSEDERELLRYAIEACQIKEVQQWLRENQGMETFIKLVELFRLMKNQIIKKSNEDESNYEDIEVDIIFLAHGKITEPLIPASCLRSWSNIQDVLLYSPWNCLLNADAAYGIATGLMQPWHRSFTCASGSGCKNCYEGHRPMKPPLGWNSMKEAGLIPNIMVSTITDPKDGAWTTFVDLTAEYGTPRRGRILVPFILGGQKVTIPFYIVTWVMSLVLFIFGIKATVHLAACLGDQSTWCKFPREFLEHQYSYTVDGTVMTAQSMWPITRPDLHRKLRAMFD from the exons ATGACCACCGCTGACAGGCTGCtggagcagatgttctcctggatCGACCAGAGGAGTCGCTGTGCGGACCAACTGGTCAAACTGGCCCAGGAGCTTGAGTCCCTCAGGCAGAAATGCAAAGGCGGTGAATGTGTGGGCAGCTCGGTGGCTGTGGTGGGGGCTGCGTGTGTGATCGGTGCTGGCGTCACCTTCCTCACCGGGGGAGCAGCTGCTCCATTTTTAGGTTTGTTGGGAGGAACATATTTAGGAGCAGGTGCCGTCATCTCTGTGGCCACGAAACTCCTCGAGCACTTCCTGTCCAGCAGCACCATGAAAGACGCAAAGGAAATCgaagagaaaagcaacaaattAGCAAAAGACATTCAGCGACTGTTCGAGAAACTAAAGTCTGACAAGAAGGAGGCAAACAGTTTCGCCGACCCGGACGATTTGGACAGACACATCCTGACGGACATCATGAGAGCTGTGGCAAGACGAAGTGGAGTGAAGGTGAACATCAACTTCAGAATGATCGCAGACGAGCCGAATTGGTCTACTGGTGGAGGACTACATAACACAAGGTTCGGTCCCGGCCTCAACCTCCCGATTCTGGTGAGCGTGACTGGAGTTTTAGCGTTTTTCACGCTCAAGTCAATCGGGACGAAATCTAAGTTTCTATTTGATAAAGGAAGTCAGCAGCTGATCACGAAAATATCTGTGACTGGAATGAAAACAGTGCTCAAAGGAGGCGGCATG CTGGTGGGAGGAGCTATTGGAATGGCGTTTGCGCTTAATGAGGCGATCGACAGCTGGACAGATCTGATCAAGAACAACAATGTGACTGAAGCCAGCCAATCCCTGCGAGACACAGCCGAAGCAATCCGAAAGATCTCGAAGGCCCTGAGGGATCAGTTTAAAGATATGAA GCAGATGCTCGAGAAGATGGAAGAAGAACAGTGCGAGCAGGCAAAGGTTAAACGCATTATTGAAAACCCAAACAGAAGCTCTGAAGACGAGAGAGAATTATTAAGGTATGCCATTGAAGCATGCCAGATCAAAGAGGTGCAACAATGGCTGAGGGAGAATCAAGGGATGGAGACTTTCATCAAACTTGTGGAGTTGTTTCGATTAATGAAAAATCAAATCATCAAGAAGTCAAACGAGGACGAGTCTAATTACGAAGATATTGAAGTGGACATTATCTTTCTGGCTCACGGAAAGATCACAGAACCCCTGATTCCAGCTTCCTGTCTCCGGTCCTGGTCCAACATCCAAGATGTGCTCCTCTATTCCCCGTGGAACTGTCTCCTCAATGCTGATGCAGCCTACGGCATCGCTACAGGTCTCATGCAGCCTTGGCACAGAAGCTTTACCTGTGCTTCAGGAAGTGGCTGTAAAAATTGTTATGAAGGACACCGGCCCATGAAACCGCCACTTGGCTGGAACTCAATGAAGGAAGCAGGACTGATTCCCAACATCATGGTCAGTACTATCACGGATCCAAAAGATGGTGCATGGACGACTTTTGTCGATCTAACAGCAGAATATGGTACACCACGGAGAGGCCGCATCCTCGTCCCGTTCATCCTTGGTGGTCAGAAGGTAACCATCCCGTTCTACATCGTCACCTGGGTCATGTCTCTGGTGCTGTTTATCTTCGGGATCAAAGCCACCGTCCATCTCGCCGCATGTCTGGGTGATCAATCTACCTGGTGCAAGTTTCCCAGAGAGTTCCTGGAGCATCAGTACTCCTACACTGTCGACGGGACCGTGATGACAGCGCAGTCCATGTGGCCCATCACCCGACCCGACCTGCACAGGAAGCTACGGGCCATGTTCGATTAG